In a single window of the Thermococcus stetteri genome:
- the metG gene encoding methionine--tRNA ligase subunit beta: MELYDVDEFWKFDLRVGLVKGAEKLKRTKKLIKLDVDFGNEERTIITGIADQYPPEELEGKKFVFVLNLKPKKLSGVESQGMLLLAETEEGRVYLLPVPDEVPVGTRVW; this comes from the coding sequence ATGGAGCTCTACGATGTTGACGAGTTCTGGAAGTTTGACCTCCGCGTTGGCCTCGTTAAGGGGGCCGAGAAGCTGAAGAGGACGAAGAAGCTCATCAAGCTCGATGTGGACTTTGGCAATGAAGAGAGAACGATAATCACGGGCATAGCCGACCAGTACCCTCCGGAAGAGCTTGAGGGGAAGAAGTTCGTCTTCGTGCTCAACCTGAAACCCAAGAAACTCAGCGGTGTCGAGAGCCAGGGGATGCTCCTCCTCGCGGAGACTGAAGAGGGCAGGGTTTACCTCCTTCCGGTTCCCGACGAAGTGCCGGTTGGAACGAGGGTGTGGTGA